A window of Peromyscus eremicus chromosome 23, PerEre_H2_v1, whole genome shotgun sequence genomic DNA:
cacctgaaagcccagcacttgggaggtagaggcaggagaattagaagtTAGTTCTAGGCCATCCTCTGCCATacagtgaatttgagaccagcctgggctacacaagactgtTTCAAATGAACAAGAGAAGTTACAGGCAAGATGTAAAACGTAAAGTTCAAATTACAAACAGGACGAAACAGTATTCTTCACTTTATTTTCCATGTTCTGTTTCTCACTTGCCAACACGTGTATAAAATTTGTCAGGTTGTGCTAGTAAAGGAGAGgcatgggaggcagagtcagggcagagaCTCAGCAGCCACAGTGGGCAGTCATGTTAAGTGGGGCAGGCAGTGGCTGGGGGCCAGGGAGGGCCTCCTCTACCTGCACACCTTCCCACACGATGGTCTGCTCAGACAGTCCCTGCCCTAAGATTTGGTAAACATGGTTTACAGCCTTTCTGAGATCCCCAGTCCTTGTCCCCAACATTCATCTCACACCCCAGCCAGGAGGTAAGGTCTGCCCGGGCCAGAGACTGCAGCCCCTGGGTCACACGGTGCTGACCAATTGGGCAGCACCTAAGCAGCTGAGGCTAGGTGGGGACTACCCAGAAGTTCTTTCCAGGTTCTTTCCTTCTTGGAAATCTCTGCTTCAGCCACAGGCTCTTATACCAGGGGACAATGAGGAGGTACAAGTGGCTTGGGAACATTGCAGTGGAGGTCCAGAACCTGCTTCTAATGTGTGTAGTCTGGACTCCCGAGGAAGGAAGGTTTGACCTTCCACCTGGAACACGACTTCCTGGCTTTCATTTGCACGTTGGTCCCATTGCCACTGTGACCCTGTGTCTACGACCACAGGCCTTTGCACCAGAACCATGCTCACCCTCCGGCCTTTCATTCCAACAAGTATTTTCAAAGTTTATGTTACTTACGACAATTCATTGCCTtgaccaagttcactgtattGTGCAGAccagtttcctttctttcctttttttttttttttttgttttttgttttgttttgttttgtttgtttttttaggcagggtctcaggtAACTCAGGCTGtccaactcactatgtggctgaaGATGACCTcgaacatctgatcctcctgcctctacctcccaagtgctgggattacatgtgccAACACACGTTCGTATTTATATGATGctgaagatggaacccagggctttgtgctggGAAAGCACTCTAACCAGCTGAGCTACACCATCTGCCCCTCTTTTCAGTTCCACCTTAAGTATTCAGAACGATCCATTCATTTCCCAGCTCCCCCACACATTGCACATTACATTTGCTGGTTAGTGTTTGGTCGTATCAAACCTCACAAATTATTTGCCACTGGGCAAGTTCTCAGTCCAATGTTCCCAGGATGGGAGGAAAAATCCGGTAGTCCCTCTCACCCACATGAAAATGTTCTCTTGTGCATGGTTTTGGGGGAAGAGTGAATCTGTGGACTTGGTGCATTGTGGGGTCAGGTTTGGGAAAAGATGGAAGTCTTCCTTTCCGAAGGATAATTCAAGATACCCAGAAAGACCTCAAATTGGAGTTAAGACCATGACCTAGGGTCCAGGTGTGGATGGCTCTCACACCACTCAGGGCTTCCCGGATACAGAGGCTTTCTGGGCCCTTGTGGAGGCTCGCGAGGGCGCTGGCCTGGAAGACCGCAGCAGGCCCAGACCTCGGGAGCGGCCTGCCCCGTGCAGCTGGCGCTCATGCTTGCGGATCTGCACCTTGTGCTGGAAGCGCTCCCCGCAGTCTTCGCACACATACGGCCGCTCACCCGAGTGGGTGCGGCGGTGGCGCAGCAGGTTGGAGGAGACGCTGAAGCGCTTGCCGCAGTCGCCGCAGGCGTAGGGCCGCTCGCCTGTATGGGTGCGCTGGTGCTGCACGAGCGCCGAGCTCTCGCTGAAGCACTTGGAGCAGTAGGTGCAGGCATAGGGCTTCTCGCCCGTGTGGATGCGCTGGTGGGTCACCAGGTTGGAGTGCTGCGAGAAGCCCTTGCCGCACTCGCTGCAGAGATACGGCCTCTCCCCAGTGTGCGTGGCCTGGTGTCGCACCAGGTCCGTGCTGCGGCTGAACCCCCTGCCACACTCCCCGCAGATGGTCGGCCTGTCCCTGCCTCGCCGCTTCCTCCGCTGTTTTGTGGGCGCCAGAGCCTCATCCCCTGTGGAGCCCTGGATGGCCACCACAGTGGGTGTGGCCACAGTGGGCAGCACCATGAGCTCTTGCAGCACCACATAGCCTGGAGGGGCCACCACCACGGTGGCCGGAGCTGGCGCTGCGCCACCTCCCAGAGCAGACACCAGCTCTACCTGCAGCTCGGGCTGCACAGAGGTCAGCTCCAGCTGCAGCTCTTGCTGCTGAGTGTACAGCTCCACCGGGGTCAGCTCCAGGTGCACCTCCTGTTGCTCcaactgctgctgctgcagctgctctaGCAACTGCTGCTGCTCCAGGTGCTGCTCCAGCTGATGCAGTTGCTCTTGCAGTTTTAGCTTCAGCTGCTGCTGTTCCTGCagcctctccagctcctgctgcctctccaactcccgccgctgccgctgccgctgccgctgtcgctgccgctgccgctgccgctgctgctcctgctctgaCCCCATGTCCTCTGGCAGGAGCTCCAGTGCTACCTCTTCCCCCTTGTCTGGCTCCAGTAGAGGAGGCTGCAGATGCTGCTGGTGCTGCAGCTGTTCCTGCTGATGTTGCAACAACTGTTGCTGCTGCAACTGTTCTTGCTGAAGCAATAGTTGGTACTGTATCTGGGTCTGCTGCTGCTGCAACAGCTGCTGCAGCAACAGCTGCTGCTGTAGCTGTCCCTGTGGCTGCAGCAACAGTACCTGCTGCTGCAATTGTCCCTGCTGTTGCAACAGCTGCTGTTGGAGCAGCTGCTCCTGCTCTAACTGCTCCTGTTGATGATGCTGCAACAGCTGTTGTCCTTGCACTTGCTGTAATTGCTGTTGCAATGCTTGTTCTTGCACAAGCTGCTGCAACTGCTGCTGCTGCAACTGCTGCTGCAGCAATTGTCCCTGCTCTTGCAGTAGTTGCTGCTGTTGGAGAAGCTGCTGCTGTGACTGTTGTTGCTCTTGCATTGGCTGCTGCTGCAGCAAAGCCTGTTCTTGCAGTTGTTGCTGCAATAGCTGTTGCTGTTGCACTTGCTGCTCAAGTTGTTGTTCTTGTACTTGCGGCTGCAGCAGCAACAACTCTTGCCGCTGCACGAGTCGCTGCTGTTGAACTTGCTGCTGTCGACACTGTTCCTGCTGCTGTTGTAACAGCTGTTGCTCTTGGCCTTGGGGCTGCATCATCATCATCTGCTGCTGATGCAACAATTGTTGCTCTTGTCCAAGTCCCAGCTGCTGTACCAACTGCAGCCGTGGTTTTGGTTCCTGATGATGCTCggactggaagttttcctgtagtTCTTGCTGCCCATCTTGCTGCTGCTGCAATTCCGGCTGAGATCCTAACAGCTGATGCGGAGGCTGCTGCTCTTGCAGCTCCTTGTGCTGCGGCTGTCGTTCCAGCTCTCGCTGCTGCTCTAACTGTTGCAGATGCAAGTCCCGTTGTCCTGACTGCACTGCCTCGATGCTGTTACTGGCCCCTACTGGGGCTGCGAGTGCTGGCGGCCGTGGGCTGCTGCTCCCCTCCggagcctcttcctcctcccggCTCTCACTCCCACCACTGCCACCTGTAGTGGAAATGGCAGGACGCCAGGAGAGAAGGATTGATGGACAGCTACCTGGACCAGACCCTCGAAAGAATGTACGCAAGATCTGCAAAAGGGCTCCTAGCAGGGACCCAAAAATGAGGGATTGAGTGGCAATGATGACAAGACACACATTCCTAAGGTCCCACTGACCACCTCATTCAGACTCCCTCTGAGCCCACTTCCTGCAGGCCCCATGCTTTGATACTAACACGAAGCTTTGGGCTCCTGACACCATTCCCCAAGAGGTCTTTAGTACCTCCTCCCCATTCAAGAGAAACCAGATATTGCAGCAGCTGAACTCTGACTGCATTTATGGtcacactttatttatttattcgtttattcgtttgtttgtttgtttgtttttcaagacaggttttctttgtgtagccttggctgtcctggaactcactctgtagaccaggctggcctcaaactcacagagatctgcctgcctctgcctccctgagtgctgggattaaaggcaggtaccACCACCGTCTGGTGATGGTCACACTTTAAGTGAAATTTGCCTTGTCTATGAATAGTGAATATTTCTGTAAAGATATAGCAAGCCATTTCTAGAAAGCACTGAAGGAATTCAGGGGTCAGGTAGGGAGTCTGTGATTccaaattggactgaagagccaGGCACAGCggcccacctgtaactccagtctcaaggGTAGAGAGAGGGGAATCCCTGGAGGAAGCTGGCTGGCAAGACTAGCAGTATAGGCAAGCTTTGgttttgattgagagaccctgccctaTTGACTAAGGTGGAAGAGCAATCAAGGATGATTTAAGACATCAACCTGGGGCCTCCAAACGCAGGGGCACACATATCAATGCACACCTACATACATGAGTACTCAAATATAGACAAgaaacatgaatacacacatacacaccacacatacccacatacaaaaataaatgtgtagATAATTatcttttaggggaaaaaaatctttctaatcACCTTTGCCTCATGAGTCCATTTAAAGACATCTGTGTGTCTcgtatgctcatgtgtgtgcttgtgggaacgtatgtgccacagcacacctgtggaggtcagaggataactttgggtGTCAGACCTCACCTtcaggctggagggatagctcagccgttaaaggctaggctcacaaccaaaaatataagaccTCACCTTctgctttgaggcagggtctctcgtcTGCCACTgtacaggccagccaggctaactGGCCCTGGAGATTCGAAGGGATTCTCCTGCCATTGACTCCCATTTCACCAtaggagtgctggggtgacagacatGGAGTACTATGCATGATTTCTGGGGATTCAGATCCTCAAGCCTGTAGGGCAAGCACACTCCCCATTGAGCTGCCTCCACAGCGCCTCAGGTGTATTTTTCAGACACACTTCCACAGAACAGCTAGGATGCTGGGTGGTAGATGAAGACAGCTATGGGACCTGTCTCTACAGCAAGTTCAACTCCACCTCCTCTGCAGGGACAGACCTCACCTCTGTGTGAATCTCCACATTTCTAGCTTGGTCACGTGGTCACTCTGACTTCCTGGGACAGCAGTTTCCACAGAAGCATTTTATTGACCATGTAGTTAGATGTCACCTGAAGTGTATGCCTGCTAGAGTTAAATTTACAATCGGAAAGAGTTTTTGTTCAATTCATATGTTCTCATTTGATCATTTTATTCTTCCAATTTCCTGATATTCTCTCTTGTtcgttcattctctctctctctctctctctctctctctctctctctctctctctctctctccctctctctctctctctctccactagTGTCTCATTGTATAATCCTTGCCTGCACAGCCCAGGCTGTCAAACTGGGACCCACTTGCCTGagactcccaagttctgggattccaATTATGTGTCCCCATGCCCAGCCCTCCCTGGTTCTCTCTCTCAACTCCCTTCAAGACTGCCCCACACTGTCACTCACCACCTTTTAAAGCACAGAATGTGAAAGCTAACTCTTGTACACCCTTGAGGGTTACCCCTGCAAGGGGCTCAGGGAGAGTACTGGGAAGCTCCACAACACCGTGGGTGCCTCTGGGTGgcaggtggagggaaagagatgggAACAGATATTGGGGAAATGAGAACCAGGGTCAAGGTCAC
This region includes:
- the Znf853 gene encoding zinc finger protein 853, which encodes MAKAKATAAVVAVAAGAGARGARRAAGAGDRMRMPGGLPVPAPQRPRPGPAASRTDAQHRRPLVTTPPLAQRLLPAGNAVPAQPAPQDPGGIARMELGPTTMTFVLELRCLEDGGPGPDTLSGGSGGSESREEEEAPEGSSSPRPPALAAPVGASNSIEAVQSGQRDLHLQQLEQQRELERQPQHKELQEQQPPHQLLGSQPELQQQQDGQQELQENFQSEHHQEPKPRLQLVQQLGLGQEQQLLHQQQMMMMQPQGQEQQLLQQQQEQCRQQQVQQQRLVQRQELLLLQPQVQEQQLEQQVQQQQLLQQQLQEQALLQQQPMQEQQQSQQQLLQQQQLLQEQGQLLQQQLQQQQLQQLVQEQALQQQLQQVQGQQLLQHHQQEQLEQEQLLQQQLLQQQGQLQQQVLLLQPQGQLQQQLLLQQLLQQQQTQIQYQLLLQQEQLQQQQLLQHQQEQLQHQQHLQPPLLEPDKGEEVALELLPEDMGSEQEQQRQRQRQRQRQRQRQRRELERQQELERLQEQQQLKLKLQEQLHQLEQHLEQQQLLEQLQQQQLEQQEVHLELTPVELYTQQQELQLELTSVQPELQVELVSALGGGAAPAPATVVVAPPGYVVLQELMVLPTVATPTVVAIQGSTGDEALAPTKQRRKRRGRDRPTICGECGRGFSRSTDLVRHQATHTGERPYLCSECGKGFSQHSNLVTHQRIHTGEKPYACTYCSKCFSESSALVQHQRTHTGERPYACGDCGKRFSVSSNLLRHRRTHSGERPYVCEDCGERFQHKVQIRKHERQLHGAGRSRGLGLLRSSRPAPSRASTRAQKASVSGKP